A genomic region of Sideroxydans sp. CL21 contains the following coding sequences:
- the sufD gene encoding Fe-S cluster assembly protein SufD, with product MNAQLESWENMALENVPQHLAGFGVPWITMARQSAFERFVAHGFPTRREEEWKYTDVASIGKRETLAPDYIPPDPPSEAALLAWTLSQEKIHLMVFVNGHYSDELSNIGELPTGVRLESLADLLDMSPDLSEAFFDRQHEHTIFAALNNAFATDGAVLKLAPGTELEKPLYLLFVASGHGAAIYPRNIIIAAEGARATVIEQYFGMQDSHNFTNAVTQINLGARAELQHCKLVQEGKDAFHVAGTHVNQATSSRFVSNSFVLGGRLVRNDTTSDLNEPECQCALNGLYMLEGKQHVDHHTRIDHFAPSGISREYYRGILDGESHGVFNGKVVVHPNAVKTDAHQSNRNLLLSRQAEVDTKPQLEIFADDVKCTHGATVGQLDDDSLFYLRSRGIDAESARSLLIYGFANDIIGRVEMTDMRARIEHLVLDRLPLGEQIKELL from the coding sequence ATGAATGCTCAACTTGAATCCTGGGAAAATATGGCGCTGGAAAACGTGCCGCAGCATTTGGCTGGTTTTGGCGTGCCGTGGATAACCATGGCACGCCAGTCCGCGTTTGAACGTTTTGTGGCACATGGCTTTCCCACCCGGCGAGAAGAGGAGTGGAAATATACCGATGTTGCGTCGATCGGCAAACGCGAGACCCTGGCACCTGACTATATTCCCCCTGATCCACCATCTGAAGCTGCACTACTTGCATGGACATTGTCTCAAGAAAAAATACATCTGATGGTATTCGTGAATGGACATTATTCCGACGAACTGTCTAACATAGGTGAACTACCAACAGGAGTGCGCTTGGAAAGTCTGGCAGACTTGTTGGACATGTCCCCCGATTTGTCAGAAGCGTTCTTTGACCGGCAGCATGAACACACTATCTTTGCTGCGCTTAACAATGCGTTTGCTACCGATGGGGCAGTGCTAAAACTGGCTCCCGGGACAGAGTTGGAAAAGCCACTTTATCTGCTGTTTGTCGCGAGTGGACACGGTGCAGCAATCTACCCGAGAAATATCATAATTGCCGCTGAGGGGGCTCGAGCTACGGTCATTGAGCAATATTTCGGTATGCAGGACTCACACAATTTCACTAATGCCGTGACTCAGATCAACCTCGGGGCTCGTGCCGAATTGCAACACTGCAAATTGGTACAGGAAGGCAAAGATGCTTTTCATGTTGCCGGTACTCACGTGAATCAGGCAACTAGCAGCCGATTTGTTTCAAATTCATTCGTGCTTGGCGGACGACTTGTACGCAATGACACCACATCCGATCTGAATGAGCCGGAATGCCAGTGCGCTCTCAACGGCTTGTACATGCTGGAGGGCAAGCAACATGTGGATCATCATACCCGCATCGATCATTTCGCCCCTTCGGGCATCAGCCGGGAATATTACCGGGGCATTCTGGATGGCGAGTCGCACGGTGTCTTCAATGGCAAAGTGGTCGTTCATCCCAATGCCGTCAAAACGGATGCACACCAATCTAACCGCAATCTTCTGCTGTCTCGGCAAGCCGAGGTGGATACCAAGCCGCAATTGGAAATATTTGCCGATGACGTGAAATGTACACATGGTGCGACGGTTGGCCAATTGGATGATGACAGTCTGTTCTACCTTCGCTCGCGAGGGATTGATGCAGAATCGGCGCGCTCCTTACTGATTTACGGTTTTGCCAACGATATCATTGGGCGGGTCGAAATGACGGATATGCGCGCACGAATCGAGCATCTAGTGCTGGATCGTTTACCGTTAGGTGAACAGATCAAGGAGTTGTTATGA
- the sufC gene encoding Fe-S cluster assembly ATPase SufC codes for MLSVTNLHASINSKEILRGIDLNVQAGEVHAIMGPNGSGKSTLAQLLAGREGYQVTAGTVRYLERDLLAMSPEERAREGVFLAFQYPVEIPGVSNALFLKTALNSIRKHHGLPELDAMDFLYWIRDKMKLLGMDQLLLPRAVNEGFSGGEKKRNEILQMAVLEPKLAILDETDSGLDIDALKLVADGVNGMRTPERAIVLVTHYQRLLNFIVPDVVHVLSQGRIVKSGGAELALELEKHGYGWVEDLYKTRKVA; via the coding sequence ATGCTCAGCGTAACAAATTTGCACGCAAGTATTAATAGCAAGGAAATTCTGCGCGGTATCGACCTCAATGTGCAGGCTGGCGAGGTGCATGCAATCATGGGGCCAAATGGTTCAGGCAAGAGCACGTTGGCACAATTGCTGGCCGGGCGCGAAGGTTATCAAGTGACTGCGGGTACGGTGCGTTATCTGGAGCGGGATTTATTGGCCATGTCGCCCGAAGAAAGAGCGCGCGAAGGTGTATTCCTGGCTTTCCAGTACCCGGTAGAAATTCCCGGCGTGAGCAATGCGCTGTTCCTCAAAACAGCCCTTAACAGCATACGCAAACATCACGGATTGCCTGAACTCGACGCGATGGATTTCCTCTATTGGATACGCGACAAAATGAAATTGCTGGGAATGGATCAGTTGCTGCTGCCTCGTGCTGTCAACGAAGGGTTTTCCGGTGGTGAGAAGAAACGCAATGAAATTTTGCAAATGGCCGTTTTGGAGCCGAAGCTGGCAATTCTGGATGAAACAGATTCGGGTCTGGATATTGACGCGCTTAAGCTGGTTGCAGACGGCGTGAATGGGATGCGCACCCCGGAGCGTGCCATCGTGCTGGTCACTCATTACCAGCGCCTGCTGAATTTTATCGTCCCGGATGTCGTACACGTGCTGTCACAAGGTCGCATCGTGAAATCCGGCGGTGCAGAACTGGCGCTGGAATTGGAGAAGCATGGTTACGGATGGGTCGAAGATCTATACAAAACACGTAAAGTGGCTTAG
- the sufB gene encoding Fe-S cluster assembly protein SufB produces MPTATRQLDELIGREYRHGFSTTLETDTVPRGLSEDIVRMISARKNEPEFMLEWRLKAYRYWLTKTEPQWANIHHPVIDYQSISYYSAPKSEKDGPRSLTDLDPELLRTYEKLGIPLKEQEMLAGVAVDAVFDSVSVATTFKDKLAELGIIFCSFSEALQKHPDLVKQYLGSVVPYTDNFFATLNSSVFSDGSFCYIPPGVRCPMELSTYFRINAKNTGQFERTLIIADKDAYVSYLEGCTAPMRDENQLHAAVVELIALEGAQIKYATVQNWYPGDKEGKGGIYNFVTKRGDCRGANSRISWTQVETGSAITWKYPSVVLRGDNSVGEFYSVALTNHYQQADTGTKMIHIGRNTKSTVLSKGISAGHGQNTYRGLIKVLPTAENARNYTQCDSLLLGDRCGAHTFPYIEVKNPSVKVEHEASTSRIGEDQLFYCTQRGIAPEDAVSMIVSGFCKAVFQNLPMEFAVEAQKLLGVSLEGSTG; encoded by the coding sequence GTGCCTACAGCAACCAGACAATTAGATGAACTGATAGGCCGCGAATACCGGCACGGTTTTTCCACGACACTGGAAACCGATACGGTACCGCGTGGCTTGAGTGAGGATATCGTTCGCATGATTTCCGCACGCAAGAACGAGCCGGAATTCATGCTGGAATGGCGCTTGAAAGCCTATCGCTACTGGCTGACCAAGACCGAACCGCAATGGGCGAACATCCACCATCCGGTCATCGACTACCAAAGTATCAGTTATTACTCCGCACCGAAATCGGAGAAGGATGGTCCGCGCAGTCTGACGGATTTAGACCCCGAGCTACTGCGTACCTACGAGAAACTGGGCATCCCGCTCAAAGAGCAGGAAATGCTGGCAGGTGTGGCCGTGGATGCTGTGTTCGACAGCGTCTCGGTGGCCACCACTTTCAAGGATAAGCTGGCCGAACTCGGCATCATCTTCTGTTCGTTCTCTGAAGCGCTGCAAAAGCACCCCGATCTGGTAAAGCAATACCTCGGCTCCGTGGTGCCTTATACAGACAACTTTTTCGCTACGCTTAATTCGTCCGTGTTCAGCGACGGTTCGTTCTGTTACATCCCGCCGGGCGTGCGCTGCCCGATGGAGTTGTCCACATATTTCCGCATCAATGCAAAAAACACCGGACAGTTCGAGCGCACCCTGATCATTGCCGACAAGGATGCTTACGTCAGTTACCTGGAAGGATGTACCGCGCCGATGCGCGACGAAAACCAGTTGCATGCGGCAGTGGTGGAACTGATCGCGCTGGAAGGTGCGCAGATCAAGTATGCGACAGTGCAGAACTGGTACCCGGGCGATAAGGAAGGCAAGGGTGGCATCTACAACTTTGTCACCAAACGTGGTGATTGCCGCGGTGCCAATTCGCGCATTTCCTGGACACAAGTCGAAACGGGTTCGGCCATCACCTGGAAGTATCCCAGCGTGGTTCTGCGCGGCGACAACTCGGTGGGTGAGTTCTATTCGGTCGCGCTCACCAACCATTACCAGCAGGCCGATACCGGCACCAAGATGATTCACATAGGTCGCAATACCAAGAGTACGGTGCTTTCCAAGGGTATCAGCGCCGGTCACGGGCAGAACACGTACCGCGGTCTGATAAAGGTGCTGCCGACAGCAGAAAACGCACGCAACTATACGCAATGCGATTCACTGTTGCTGGGCGATCGCTGCGGGGCACACACCTTCCCTTATATCGAGGTAAAAAATCCCAGCGTAAAAGTTGAGCACGAAGCTTCGACCTCACGTATCGGCGAAGACCAGTTGTTCTACTGCACACAACGTGGCATAGCACCGGAAGATGCGGTATCTATGATCGTCAGCGGTTTCTGCAAGGCGGTGTTCCAAAATTTGCCGATGGAGTTCGCCGTGGAAGCACAAAAGCTGCTTGGCGTGAGCCTGGAGGGCAGCACAGGCTGA